In the genome of Deinococcus cellulosilyticus NBRC 106333 = KACC 11606, one region contains:
- a CDS encoding NAD(P)/FAD-dependent oxidoreductase has translation MNTDAIVVGGGIVGAACAHRLARAGMKVAVIERSCIGGGATAAGMGHVVVMDDNEPEFALTHYSQMLWDRMDLPADAERVHAGTLWVASDEEEMAGASRKQAGYLQHGMKAELISNSQLRQLEPHLRDGLEGGLLIRNDSVVYPPRVAAYLLESSQVKVMEGEVSEILDQGVRLKGGEVLNAPWIILAAGVPSTKLIPELPIRPRKGHLAITDRMPGLVKHQLVELSYLKSAHGSDRDSVAFNVQPRSTGQVLIGSSRQFDAPDGKVDFDILSRMLRKATTFMPALREVLVTRVWTGFRAATPDSLPLIGPHPARKGLILATGHEGLGITTSLGTAELVFSHISGAGCQIDPRPYLPTREVAHA, from the coding sequence ATGAACACGGACGCCATTGTGGTCGGAGGGGGCATTGTTGGTGCTGCCTGCGCCCACCGCCTGGCCCGTGCAGGAATGAAGGTGGCGGTCATCGAGCGCAGTTGCATCGGAGGAGGTGCGACAGCAGCGGGAATGGGACATGTGGTGGTGATGGATGACAATGAACCCGAGTTCGCCCTGACCCATTACTCCCAGATGCTCTGGGACAGGATGGATCTGCCCGCAGATGCTGAGCGTGTGCATGCCGGAACCCTCTGGGTGGCCTCCGATGAGGAAGAAATGGCAGGGGCAAGCCGAAAACAAGCTGGTTACCTGCAACATGGAATGAAGGCAGAACTGATTTCCAACTCGCAGCTCAGACAACTTGAACCCCATCTGCGAGACGGTCTGGAAGGAGGGTTGCTGATCCGCAATGACAGTGTGGTCTATCCGCCCAGGGTTGCTGCATACCTTCTGGAAAGCAGTCAGGTGAAGGTGATGGAAGGAGAGGTTTCTGAAATTCTGGATCAGGGGGTCAGACTGAAGGGTGGAGAGGTTCTGAATGCCCCGTGGATCATTCTTGCTGCTGGCGTACCATCCACAAAGCTGATTCCAGAGCTTCCCATACGACCCAGAAAAGGGCATCTAGCGATCACAGACCGGATGCCCGGGCTGGTGAAACACCAACTTGTGGAACTGTCCTACCTGAAAAGTGCCCATGGGTCGGACCGGGACAGTGTGGCTTTCAATGTGCAGCCCAGAAGCACCGGACAGGTCCTCATCGGATCGAGCAGGCAATTTGATGCTCCCGATGGAAAGGTGGATTTTGACATCCTCAGTCGCATGCTGAGGAAAGCAACCACCTTCATGCCTGCCCTGAGGGAGGTGCTTGTCACCCGTGTGTGGACAGGCTTTCGTGCTGCCACACCGGACAGTTTGCCCCTGATCGGTCCACATCCTGCAAGGAAAGGACTGATTCTGGCCACGGGTCATGAAGGTCTGGGCATCACCACCTCCCTGGGCACCGCTGAACTGGTGTTCTCGCACATCAGCGGAGCAGGGTGCCAGATTGACCCGAGGCCCTACCTGCCCACAAGAGAGGTGGCCCATGCCTGA
- a CDS encoding DHCW motif cupin fold protein, translated as MMRIENLPFHTTRWDDISPTEHSAEAGQAFWRTQMFGDVRVRMVEYTPGYISDHWCKKGHILLVLEGELITELEDGRMFTLTPGMSYQVADQAEAHRSRAPQGAKLFIVD; from the coding sequence ATGATGCGAATAGAAAACCTGCCCTTTCACACCACCCGGTGGGACGACATCTCCCCCACCGAGCACTCAGCAGAAGCAGGGCAAGCCTTCTGGCGAACCCAGATGTTTGGAGATGTGCGCGTGCGGATGGTGGAGTACACCCCTGGCTACATTTCCGACCACTGGTGCAAAAAAGGCCACATTCTGCTGGTTTTAGAAGGCGAACTGATCACCGAACTCGAAGATGGAAGAATGTTCACGCTTACACCCGGCATGAGCTATCAGGTGGCAGATCAGGCTGAAGCCCACAGGTCCAGGGCACCGCAAGGGGCGAAGCTGTTCATTGTGGATTAG
- the ileS gene encoding isoleucine--tRNA ligase has translation MFKPVESNPSFPKLEESVLRFWQEKEIFKKTVEDQDKPTYSFFEGPPTANGTPGIHHVQARAYKDLFPRFKTMQGYYVPRKAGWDTHGLPVELGVEKRIGLSSKREVEEYGIAKFNQECRDSVFVFEDKWREFTERMGYWLDLDNPYMTLHKDYIESIWWSLKELNGKGLLYKGFRVAPYCPKDGTTLSNAEVSDGYKDIQDPSIYLTFDLKEPEKLGLPEGSAFLVWTTTPWTIPYNVGVAIHPEFEYTAAKDEAGKVLILASSLKDKVLGESAEVVTTFKGSELERVAYTAPYSEAYEAEGEGKPVWFSGLDTYVSDSDGTGIVHTAPAFGEDDLRLARNYGFPVIVGVDNEGKHRFGPWQGVFFRDANSQINRDLKEKGFLWKLHNFNHSYPHCWRCGTPLMYYATESWFIANTKYRERLIELNQTVGWHPEHIKNGRYGGWLENLVDWNLSRNRFWGTPLPVWETESGKHYVVGSYAELAELSRGAVDPKSPDFDPHRPMVDDIVLFHPESGEPMKRVPYVIDVWYDSGAMPFAQYHYPFENKEVFEERYPADFISEAIDQTRGWFNTLHQIGTMLFDSVTYKDVICCGHILDEKGFKMSKSKGNIVDPWEMFSSFGADAVRWYMYTSAPPELSRRFGPGLVGEALRNYLLTLWNTYSFFVMYANLDKPDLASAPEVKDRPEVDRWLIAQLQVLIEDVTKSLEGYDPTTAGRLIQDFVVEDLSNWYVRRNRRRFWKSDGVDLSAYATLHEALVTVTHLTAPFTPFIAEVLYQNLVLSVKSDAPESVHMTRWPTVNEALKDSQLVDEMNAVIRVVALGRAVRGQNNIKNRQPLPRVLLRARSKEQTQSLGRFVEQIKEELNVKEVELLDQYADLVQYTLKPNLPVVGKKVGKQVPVLKKALDQADASYVARMVRDNLAFEVEADGVRFELQPNEVLVDAKSPEGYAALEDQGYLVAFDTQISRELELEGLMRDIVRSVQNARKDAGLEVSDRIRLTLDFSGDMLEAAQAFRDTIAEETLSVDVLFSGNTDGFVAEVEGGKLAVARA, from the coding sequence ATGTTCAAACCCGTAGAATCCAACCCCAGTTTCCCCAAACTTGAAGAGAGTGTCCTCAGGTTCTGGCAGGAGAAAGAGATCTTCAAGAAAACCGTTGAAGATCAGGACAAGCCCACCTATTCCTTCTTTGAAGGACCACCCACTGCGAACGGAACGCCCGGCATCCACCACGTGCAGGCGCGGGCCTACAAGGACCTTTTTCCCAGGTTCAAGACCATGCAGGGGTATTACGTGCCCCGCAAGGCTGGATGGGACACCCACGGTCTGCCTGTTGAGCTTGGTGTGGAGAAGCGCATCGGACTGAGCTCCAAGCGTGAAGTGGAAGAGTACGGCATTGCGAAATTCAACCAGGAGTGCCGGGACAGTGTTTTTGTCTTCGAGGACAAGTGGCGTGAGTTCACCGAACGCATGGGGTACTGGCTGGACCTCGACAACCCTTACATGACCCTCCACAAGGACTACATCGAGTCCATCTGGTGGTCCCTGAAAGAACTGAACGGCAAAGGCCTGCTTTACAAAGGTTTCCGTGTGGCTCCTTACTGCCCGAAGGACGGCACCACCCTGTCCAACGCAGAGGTGAGCGACGGGTACAAGGACATCCAGGACCCCTCCATCTACCTGACCTTTGACCTGAAGGAACCTGAAAAACTGGGCCTGCCTGAGGGTTCTGCTTTCCTGGTGTGGACCACCACCCCCTGGACCATCCCTTACAACGTGGGTGTGGCCATCCACCCCGAATTTGAGTACACCGCGGCAAAAGATGAAGCTGGAAAAGTCCTGATCCTGGCTTCCAGCCTGAAGGACAAAGTTCTGGGGGAGTCTGCAGAAGTGGTCACAACCTTCAAGGGCAGCGAACTGGAACGGGTGGCTTACACTGCCCCTTACTCCGAGGCTTACGAGGCTGAAGGGGAAGGCAAACCTGTGTGGTTCTCCGGCCTGGACACTTACGTTTCCGACAGCGATGGTACGGGCATTGTGCACACCGCCCCTGCTTTCGGTGAGGATGACTTGCGTCTGGCCCGCAATTATGGCTTCCCCGTGATCGTGGGTGTGGACAATGAGGGCAAGCACCGCTTCGGTCCCTGGCAGGGCGTGTTCTTCCGGGATGCCAACAGCCAGATCAACCGGGACCTGAAGGAAAAAGGGTTCCTGTGGAAGCTGCACAACTTCAACCACAGTTACCCCCACTGCTGGAGGTGTGGTACGCCCCTGATGTACTACGCCACCGAGAGCTGGTTCATCGCCAACACCAAGTACAGAGAGCGCCTGATCGAGCTGAACCAGACCGTGGGCTGGCACCCCGAACACATCAAGAATGGCCGTTACGGTGGCTGGCTGGAGAATCTGGTGGACTGGAACCTCTCCAGAAACCGCTTCTGGGGCACCCCTCTGCCTGTGTGGGAAACCGAGTCTGGCAAACATTACGTGGTCGGCAGTTACGCTGAACTCGCTGAGCTTTCCAGAGGGGCCGTCGATCCGAAGAGCCCTGACTTTGATCCCCACAGACCGATGGTGGATGACATCGTGCTGTTCCACCCCGAGTCTGGCGAACCCATGAAACGCGTGCCCTACGTGATTGATGTGTGGTACGACTCCGGGGCCATGCCTTTCGCACAGTACCACTATCCTTTTGAGAACAAAGAGGTCTTTGAGGAGCGGTACCCTGCAGATTTCATCTCTGAAGCCATCGACCAGACCCGTGGCTGGTTCAACACCCTGCACCAGATCGGGACGATGCTCTTTGATTCTGTGACCTACAAAGATGTGATCTGCTGCGGGCACATCCTGGACGAGAAGGGCTTCAAGATGTCCAAGAGCAAGGGCAACATCGTGGACCCCTGGGAGATGTTCTCTTCGTTTGGTGCGGATGCGGTGCGCTGGTACATGTACACCTCTGCCCCACCTGAACTGTCTCGCCGATTTGGTCCCGGACTGGTGGGTGAAGCGCTGCGCAATTACCTGCTGACCCTGTGGAACACCTACAGCTTCTTTGTGATGTACGCCAATCTGGACAAACCCGATCTGGCAAGTGCCCCTGAAGTCAAGGACCGCCCGGAGGTGGACCGCTGGCTGATCGCGCAATTGCAGGTGCTGATCGAGGATGTCACCAAATCCCTGGAAGGGTACGACCCCACCACTGCCGGACGCCTGATCCAGGACTTTGTGGTCGAGGACCTGTCCAACTGGTACGTTCGCCGCAACCGCCGCCGTTTCTGGAAGTCTGATGGTGTGGACCTCTCTGCTTACGCCACCCTGCATGAAGCACTGGTGACCGTGACCCACCTGACGGCTCCATTCACTCCTTTCATCGCAGAGGTGCTGTACCAGAATCTGGTGCTCTCCGTGAAAAGTGACGCCCCCGAATCTGTGCACATGACCAGATGGCCCACCGTGAACGAGGCTTTGAAGGACAGCCAACTGGTCGATGAGATGAATGCCGTGATCCGGGTGGTGGCTCTGGGTCGTGCCGTGCGTGGTCAGAACAACATCAAGAACCGTCAGCCTCTGCCCAGGGTGCTCCTCAGAGCCAGAAGCAAAGAGCAGACCCAGTCGCTGGGACGCTTTGTTGAACAGATCAAGGAAGAACTGAACGTCAAGGAAGTTGAGCTTTTAGACCAGTACGCCGATCTGGTGCAGTACACCCTGAAGCCCAACCTGCCCGTGGTCGGCAAAAAAGTGGGCAAACAGGTTCCTGTGCTGAAAAAAGCCCTGGATCAGGCCGATGCCAGTTATGTGGCCCGCATGGTCCGGGACAACCTCGCTTTTGAAGTCGAGGCCGACGGGGTCCGCTTTGAGCTGCAGCCCAATGAGGTGCTGGTGGATGCCAAGTCTCCCGAAGGCTACGCTGCACTGGAAGACCAGGGGTACCTGGTGGCCTTTGACACCCAGATCTCCCGTGAACTGGAACTTGAGGGCCTGATGCGTGACATCGTGCGCAGCGTGCAGAATGCCCGCAAAGATGCAGGTCTGGAGGTCAGTGACCGCATTCGACTGACCCTGGATTTCTCTGGTGACATGCTGGAAGCTGCACAGGCGTTCAGAGACACCATCGCAGAGGAAACCCTCTCTGTGGATGTGCTGTTCTCTGGAAACACAGACGGTTTTGTGGCTGAAGTTGAGGGTGGCAAACTGGCTGTGGCCAGAGCCTGA
- the rho gene encoding transcription termination factor Rho, whose product MRKQHKTDDSLKFQDLQSKLLPELHLLATQVGIDNYRKLKKDELAIAILEKQAEQDGFRLARGFLEISPDGYGFLQDNLLSTESRSVIVSAGLIKQFQLRTGDKILGRARPPRENERYGTLMRVEAVNGLDPLTASRRPKFDDLIPTFPDRQLVLEDPTMDDNLALRVIDLLVPIGLGQRGLIVAPPKAGKTTLMKKIANSIVKNYPEITVMVLLVDERPEEVTDFRESVKGAQVVASTFDEPPQNHVRVAEFVHERARRIVEEGGHVVILLDSITRLARANNLVTPPTGRTLSGGLDSNALHWPKRFLGAARNIRGGGSLTILATALVETGSRMDDVIFEEFKGTGNMELVLSRRLEERRIFPALDILKSGTRKEELLLAPEVLHKMWLLRKVISEMDPAEAMDMLLNRMSKTRNNAEFLSTLAGAGA is encoded by the coding sequence ATGAGAAAACAGCACAAGACCGACGACAGCCTGAAATTCCAGGACCTTCAGAGCAAACTGCTTCCTGAGTTGCACCTGCTGGCAACCCAGGTGGGCATCGACAATTACCGCAAACTCAAGAAAGACGAACTGGCCATTGCCATTCTGGAAAAGCAGGCGGAGCAGGACGGTTTCCGTCTGGCCCGGGGCTTTCTGGAGATTTCTCCTGATGGTTACGGTTTCTTGCAGGACAACCTGCTGTCCACCGAATCCCGCAGTGTGATTGTCAGTGCAGGCCTGATCAAGCAGTTCCAGCTTCGCACCGGAGACAAGATTCTGGGCCGTGCCCGTCCTCCCCGCGAGAACGAGCGTTACGGCACCCTGATGCGGGTGGAGGCCGTCAACGGACTTGATCCCCTGACAGCTTCTCGCCGCCCCAAGTTTGATGACCTGATCCCCACCTTCCCGGACCGTCAACTGGTGCTGGAAGACCCCACCATGGACGATAACCTCGCTCTTAGGGTGATCGATCTGCTGGTGCCGATTGGCCTGGGTCAGCGTGGTCTGATTGTGGCCCCTCCCAAGGCCGGTAAGACCACCCTGATGAAGAAGATCGCCAACAGCATCGTCAAGAACTATCCCGAAATCACCGTGATGGTTCTGCTGGTGGACGAGCGCCCCGAAGAAGTGACCGATTTCCGTGAATCCGTGAAGGGTGCACAGGTTGTGGCTTCCACTTTTGATGAGCCCCCACAGAACCACGTGCGTGTGGCCGAGTTCGTCCATGAGCGTGCCCGTCGCATTGTGGAAGAGGGTGGGCATGTGGTGATCCTGCTGGACTCCATCACCCGTCTGGCCCGTGCCAACAACCTGGTGACCCCTCCCACAGGCCGCACCCTCTCCGGTGGTCTGGATTCCAACGCCCTGCACTGGCCCAAACGTTTCCTGGGTGCAGCCAGAAACATCCGTGGTGGCGGAAGCCTGACCATTCTGGCAACGGCTCTGGTGGAAACCGGGTCTCGCATGGATGATGTGATCTTCGAGGAGTTCAAGGGAACGGGCAACATGGAACTGGTGCTGTCCCGTCGCCTGGAAGAGCGCCGCATCTTCCCTGCACTGGACATTCTGAAGTCCGGCACCCGCAAAGAGGAACTGCTGCTGGCCCCTGAAGTGCTGCACAAAATGTGGCTCCTGCGCAAGGTGATCAGTGAGATGGACCCTGCCGAGGCCATGGACATGTTGCTCAACCGCATGTCCAAGACCCGCAACAACGCCGAGTTCCTGTCCACACTGGCAGGGGCAGGCGCATAA
- a CDS encoding dihydrodipicolinate synthase family protein: MNQPMNYKGVIPAITTPFHEDLSVDFDFLKNHIRWMLGHGCTGITALGSLGESATLSFQEKVEILKACVEAAGDAPVVAGIAALSTREAVQLAQAAEEVGCRGLMVLPPYVYSSDWAEMKHHMSSVIEATSLSCMLYNNPIAYRTDFLPEQMLELAEKHENLHAVKESSADVRRVSSIRALLKDRLTLLVGVDDLLVEGVSAGATGWIAGLVNAFPEESVRLYNLSMAGKWDEARALYEWFLPLLRLDTVVKFVQYIKFVQEEVGMGSARVRPPRLELNPEEAAYARGLLKTALENRPSLLVES, encoded by the coding sequence ATGAACCAACCCATGAATTACAAAGGTGTCATTCCGGCCATCACCACCCCCTTTCACGAAGACCTCTCTGTGGATTTTGATTTTCTGAAAAACCACATTCGCTGGATGCTGGGGCATGGCTGCACAGGCATCACTGCGCTGGGCTCACTTGGTGAAAGTGCCACCCTGAGTTTTCAGGAGAAAGTGGAGATCCTGAAAGCCTGTGTGGAGGCTGCAGGAGATGCACCTGTGGTCGCAGGCATTGCTGCCCTCTCCACCCGGGAAGCGGTGCAGCTTGCCCAGGCTGCGGAAGAAGTGGGCTGTCGGGGCCTGATGGTGCTGCCCCCTTACGTGTACTCTTCCGACTGGGCTGAGATGAAACACCACATGTCCAGTGTGATTGAGGCGACTTCCCTGAGCTGCATGCTGTACAACAACCCCATCGCTTACAGGACCGACTTCCTGCCGGAACAGATGCTGGAACTCGCAGAAAAACATGAAAACCTGCACGCCGTGAAGGAATCCAGTGCCGATGTGCGCCGGGTCAGCAGCATCCGTGCCCTGCTGAAAGACCGACTGACCCTCCTGGTGGGTGTGGACGACCTGCTGGTGGAGGGGGTTTCTGCAGGGGCCACAGGCTGGATTGCAGGTCTGGTCAATGCTTTCCCGGAGGAGTCTGTTCGCCTGTACAACCTCAGCATGGCAGGCAAATGGGATGAAGCCCGGGCGCTTTACGAGTGGTTCCTGCCCCTCCTGAGGCTGGACACGGTGGTGAAATTCGTGCAGTACATCAAATTTGTGCAGGAAGAGGTGGGCATGGGTTCTGCACGGGTGCGTCCTCCCAGACTGGAATTGAATCCTGAGGAAGCCGCATATGCCAGGGGTCTGTTGAAAACAGCGCTCGAAAACCGTCCTTCTCTGCTGGTGGAATCGTGA
- a CDS encoding proline racemase family protein yields MEVPFIDSHTAGEPTRVVVAFPFSLGEGSLAEQREVFKTKWDHFRRAVCNEPRASDTVVGALLVSPTNPDCVTGVIFFNNVSVLGMCGHGTIGVVRTLQAMGRITPGEHLLETPVGVVRTTLHEDGRVTVQNVPAYRHLKQVQVEVPEYGTVTGDVAWGGNWFFLIQDGPVPVEFNNLEKLTDFTWAVRKALEAQGITGKDGALIDHIEVFGPSEKADSRNFVLCPGKAYDRSPCGTGTSAKLACLAAEGKLQEGEVWKQESIIGSVFEGTYQWQGNQVVPSITGTAFVNMRGVLVLDETDPYCWGIQA; encoded by the coding sequence ATGGAGGTGCCTTTCATCGATTCCCATACCGCAGGTGAACCCACCCGCGTGGTTGTGGCGTTTCCTTTCAGCCTTGGAGAGGGCTCTCTGGCAGAGCAAAGAGAGGTTTTCAAAACAAAGTGGGATCACTTCAGGCGTGCTGTGTGCAATGAGCCGAGGGCCTCAGACACCGTGGTGGGTGCCCTGCTGGTTTCACCTACAAATCCTGATTGTGTCACCGGGGTGATTTTTTTCAACAATGTCAGTGTGCTGGGGATGTGTGGGCACGGCACCATCGGGGTGGTTCGCACCTTGCAGGCCATGGGCAGGATCACTCCGGGAGAACACCTGCTGGAGACCCCAGTGGGTGTGGTTCGCACCACCCTTCACGAAGATGGACGGGTGACCGTGCAGAACGTGCCTGCGTACCGGCATCTGAAACAGGTGCAGGTGGAGGTGCCAGAATACGGCACCGTGACGGGAGATGTCGCCTGGGGAGGGAACTGGTTTTTCCTGATTCAGGATGGTCCGGTTCCTGTGGAATTCAACAACCTGGAGAAACTCACCGATTTCACCTGGGCCGTACGGAAAGCCCTGGAGGCCCAGGGCATCACTGGAAAAGACGGGGCCCTGATCGACCACATCGAGGTGTTTGGACCATCTGAGAAGGCAGACAGCAGGAATTTCGTGCTGTGCCCTGGCAAGGCCTATGACCGCAGTCCCTGCGGCACAGGCACCAGTGCCAAACTGGCCTGTCTGGCCGCAGAGGGCAAGTTGCAGGAAGGCGAGGTCTGGAAGCAGGAAAGCATCATCGGCAGTGTGTTTGAGGGGACTTACCAGTGGCAGGGCAATCAGGTGGTTCCAAGCATCACCGGAACGGCTTTCGTGAACATGCGGGGCGTCCTGGTGCTGGACGAAACGGACCCTTACTGCTGGGGCATTCAGGCATGA
- a CDS encoding AraC family transcriptional regulator — protein MDARTARLIQIPLPALETIFDRSPDTVFFVKDTEGRYLSVNQTLLDRLGLRYPQELIGKTPTEVFPPSLGMGFADQDQLVLSGETLLDQLELHLYASGGAGWCLTHKVPLTDDAGNIWGMIGISKDLGMPDMTGSVYAEVARAVQFIQTDYMQPLTLQDLADAAGITINKLERQIRRIFGITTYQLLLQTRIEQASRLLKTTRDSTAQIALACGFYDQSAFSKQFKAAVGMTPSQYRAFHALQDG, from the coding sequence ATGGATGCCAGAACTGCCCGTTTGATACAAATCCCACTTCCTGCCCTGGAAACCATCTTTGACCGCTCGCCCGACACGGTCTTTTTTGTGAAGGACACAGAAGGACGTTACCTCTCCGTCAACCAGACCCTGCTTGATCGTCTGGGCCTCAGGTACCCACAGGAACTCATCGGCAAGACCCCTACAGAAGTGTTCCCCCCCTCTCTGGGGATGGGTTTTGCAGATCAGGACCAGCTTGTGCTTTCTGGAGAAACGCTGCTGGACCAGCTTGAGTTGCACCTTTACGCTTCGGGCGGTGCAGGATGGTGTTTGACCCACAAGGTCCCGCTCACCGACGATGCAGGCAACATCTGGGGCATGATCGGCATCTCAAAGGACCTGGGCATGCCTGACATGACCGGAAGTGTGTACGCAGAGGTGGCCCGTGCTGTGCAATTCATCCAGACAGATTACATGCAGCCCCTGACCTTGCAGGATCTGGCAGATGCAGCAGGAATCACCATCAACAAACTGGAGCGCCAGATCCGCCGGATTTTTGGGATCACCACCTATCAACTGTTGTTGCAGACCCGCATTGAGCAGGCCTCCAGACTCTTAAAGACCACCCGGGACAGCACCGCTCAGATTGCGCTGGCCTGCGGTTTTTATGACCAGAGTGCTTTCTCAAAACAGTTCAAGGCTGCGGTGGGCATGACCCCCAGCCAGTACCGGGCGTTTCATGCTTTGCAAGACGGCTGA
- a CDS encoding NAD(P)/FAD-dependent oxidoreductase, which yields MQTEVLIVGAGPAGIAAAKAASRNAQVTLLDDNPRPGGQIWRNRKDLDLPPGIHWLPSTGITGVMGEKTLLVEGHVLHFEKLILATGARELFLPFPGWTLPGVVGAGGLQAMIKSGLDVHGKQVVIAGSGPLLLAVAELAHQKGAQVLHILEQAPRSQLLPFLQALSAGKLLQAARMGPALLSRYVPDAYVLHASGAHKLETVTCQIQGKTLQISCDLLAVGDGLVPNLELALQLGCKVDQGFIQVDDTCKTSVRDVYAAGEVTGIGGLDKALLEGEIAGLAATGQPIPKLVPRLQKTQSFVRKLRQSFALRKEVLERARPDTVICRCEDVQLSQLEGHSGWRSAKLHTRLGMGGCQGRTCGPICQTLLGFDAPQSRPPVFATPLKNLLLEEQP from the coding sequence ATGCAGACTGAAGTGCTGATTGTGGGTGCAGGTCCTGCTGGGATCGCAGCAGCTAAAGCAGCATCCAGAAACGCCCAGGTCACCCTGCTGGATGACAATCCCAGACCCGGAGGACAGATCTGGCGAAACCGCAAGGACCTTGACCTGCCACCAGGGATTCATTGGCTTCCCTCGACAGGCATCACCGGAGTCATGGGTGAAAAGACCTTGCTGGTAGAAGGGCACGTCCTGCATTTTGAAAAGCTGATCCTTGCCACCGGAGCCCGTGAACTGTTTCTGCCTTTCCCTGGATGGACCCTCCCCGGAGTGGTCGGGGCAGGAGGACTGCAGGCCATGATCAAAAGTGGTCTGGATGTTCATGGGAAACAGGTGGTGATTGCAGGTTCAGGCCCTCTGCTTCTCGCAGTGGCCGAATTGGCCCACCAGAAAGGTGCACAGGTGCTGCACATTCTGGAGCAGGCTCCCAGATCACAGCTTCTCCCCTTCTTGCAAGCTCTGTCTGCCGGGAAACTGCTTCAGGCGGCCAGAATGGGACCGGCCCTGCTGTCCAGGTATGTCCCGGATGCTTATGTGCTCCATGCTTCAGGAGCACATAAGCTGGAAACGGTCACCTGCCAGATTCAGGGAAAAACACTTCAGATCAGCTGTGACTTGCTTGCTGTCGGGGATGGTCTGGTGCCCAATCTGGAACTGGCCCTGCAACTGGGATGCAAGGTCGATCAGGGCTTCATTCAGGTGGACGACACCTGCAAGACCTCAGTCAGGGATGTCTACGCTGCCGGTGAAGTGACTGGCATTGGAGGGCTGGACAAGGCCCTGCTGGAAGGTGAAATCGCAGGTCTGGCAGCCACAGGTCAGCCCATCCCAAAGCTGGTTCCCCGACTCCAGAAAACCCAATCGTTTGTCCGCAAGCTCAGACAGAGCTTTGCCCTCAGAAAAGAAGTTCTTGAACGGGCCAGACCCGACACTGTGATCTGCCGCTGTGAGGATGTGCAACTGTCCCAGCTTGAAGGCCATTCCGGCTGGCGCAGTGCCAAACTGCACACCCGTCTGGGGATGGGGGGCTGCCAGGGCAGAACCTGCGGTCCCATCTGCCAGACCCTCCTGGGGTTTGATGCCCCACAAAGCCGCCCACCCGTTTTCGCCACCCCACTGAAAAACCTGCTTCTGGAGGAACAACCATGA
- a CDS encoding 2Fe-2S iron-sulfur cluster-binding protein, with product MPELNVGGKTFQVKEGITVLAALQNLGMWKLRNSVSGEARGALCGMGVCYECRLQVDGKTEKTCQVIVQQNMQVMLNAD from the coding sequence ATGCCTGAACTGAACGTGGGTGGCAAAACCTTTCAGGTCAAAGAGGGCATCACCGTACTGGCTGCCCTGCAGAACCTGGGCATGTGGAAACTCAGGAACAGTGTGTCTGGTGAGGCACGTGGAGCCCTGTGTGGAATGGGCGTCTGTTATGAATGCAGGTTGCAGGTCGATGGGAAAACCGAGAAAACCTGTCAGGTGATCGTGCAGCAGAATATGCAGGTGATGCTCAATGCAGACTGA